The DNA segment CATGGATGTTTATCAGGCGCTTTTGGCACACGGTGTGATTGTGCGCCCCGTCGCCGGTTACGGCATGCCGCGACACCTGCGGGTGTCGGTGGGTCTGGCGAAAGAAAACGCGCGCTTTATAGAGGCCCTTTCCCAGACGCTGGTTGCGTCCGGGCAGGGCGCTTAACATGCCCGTAGCTCAGCCTCTGTTTCAGCGCGTTGCGATAATTGGTCTGGGGCTGATCGGTGGTTCGTTGGCTGCGGCTCTGCGCGAAAACAAGCTGGCGGAAGAAGTGGTGGGTTTTGACACCCGCGCCGACGAGCTGGCCCTGGGCGTTGAGTTGGGCGTGATCGACAGCGCTGCAGAGTCTGCTGCGCAGGCGGTCAGCGGAGCTGATCTGGTGGTGTTGGCAGTGCCAGTAAAAGCCACCCAGTCGGTGTTGCGGGAAATACAACCGGCGCTGAACGGCGATGCCATTATTACTGATGTGGGTAGTACGAAAAGTGGATTTGTAAACGATGTGCGCGCGGTTTTGGGGCATTTACCAGCAACGGTGATACCTGGCCACCCCATTGCCGGCTCGGAGAAAAGCGGCATTCGGGCGGCGAATTCGCAACTGTTCGCCAAACACAAAGTCATTTTGACGCCTGCGGATGATGCTTGCCCGCAGGCCTTGGGCAAAGTAACCGCTATGTGGCGTGCCTGCGATGCTAACGTGCTGACTATGGCTGCAGAGCATCATGACGAGGTGCTGGCCGCCACTAGCCATTTGCCTCATCTTATTGCGTTTTCCCTGGTAGATACTCTCGCCGGCGACGACCAGAATATGGATATATTCCGTTACGCGGCCGGCGGATTCCGTGATTTTACTCGCATTGCTGCCAGCGATCCGGTTATGTGGCGTGATATCTTTCTGTCAAACCGCGACGCTGTGCTGCATACGATTGACCGGTTTACCCAAGATCTCGACCAACTGCGTTCGGCCATTGCCGGCCAGGATGGGGACACTTTGTTACGGGTTTTTACTCGTGCCAGAGCTGCTCGCGAACACTTTTCAAAAATGCTCTCAGGACAGGCCTACGTGACTAACAATACAGAACATCAGGTGACCTTCCGGGCCCAGCCCGCTGGCCCAATTGTGGGAGATATTCGGGTGCCGGGCGACAAATCCATGTCGCACCGCTCTATTATGTTGGGCGCTTTGGCCGAGGGCATTACCGAAGTGAGCGGCTTTCTGGAAGGCGAAGACAGCCTGGCCACGGTGCAGGCTTTTCGCGATATGGGTGTGACCATTGAAGGCCCTAACAATGGCTTCGTGCGCATTCACGGTGTTGGCATGAACGGTTTGCAGGCGCCGCGCGGGCCCATTTATTTGGGCAACTCCGGCACAGGAATGCGGCTGTTTTCTGGTTTGCTGGCGGCTCAGACGTTTGACTCTGAACTGGTGGGTGACGCCAGCCTTACCAAGCGGCCGATGAGCCGGGTGGCCGATCCGCTGCGCGCCATGGGTGCGGTGATTGACACGGCCGAAGGTGGACGGCCACCGCTGAAAATTCGCGGCAGCCAGCCACTGACCGGAATTCACTACGACATGCCGGTGGCGAGTGCTCAGGTAAAATCTTGCCTGTTACTGGCCGGATTATATGCCGAAGGCATTACCTCAGTTACTGAGCCTGCGCCCACGCGTGACCATACCGAGCGCATGCTGGAAGGTTTTGGTTACCATGTGTATCGCAATGACGCGACCTCCAGCGTCAGCGGCGGCGGCAAGCTGCTCGCTTGCAACATTGACGTGCCGGCCGACATTTCGTCCGCGGCGTTTTTTTTGGTAGCCGGCAGCATTGCGCCAGGCTCTGACCTGACATTGCGCCACGTCGGTATGAATCCCACGCGTGTCGGTGTAATTAATATACTGCGGCTAATGGGAGCAAGCATTGACGTTAGTAACGAGCGCGCGATTGGCGGCGAGCCGGTAGCGGATATTCGCGTGCGTTACGCCCCACTTAAAGGCATCGACATTCCTGAAAGGGACGTGCCGCTGGCCATCGACGAGTTTCCGGTCTTGTTTATCGCTGCTACTTTCGCCGAAGGCCGAACCACACTGCGTGGCGCGGAAGAACTGCGGGTTAAAGAAAGTGACCGTATTCAGGCAATGGCCGACGGTTTGGCGGCCGTAGGCGTTAAAACCACGGTCATTCCCGACGGCATCATCATCGACGGAGGCCAGGCCATGACCGGCGGGATTGTTAACAGCCACGGCGACCATCGCATTGCCATGTCGTTTGCTGTGGCCTCACTGCGAGCACAAGGCGAGATTGTCATCAACGACTGTGCCAACGTTGCAACGTCGTTCCCCGGCTTTGTTGAACTGGCGCAGCAGGTGGGTATGAATATCCAAAGCCAGGGAGACGTCTGATGGGTGCGCAGCTAGCAGCGGTTATTACGGTCGATGGCCCGGGTGGTTCGGGTAAGGGGACTATTACCCAAATGCTGGCGCGCAAGTTGGGCTGGCATCTGTTGGACAGCGGCGCTCTTTACCGTTTGACCGCATTGGCGGCCGAGCGCCAGGGCGTGGCGCTAGACAACGAGCCTGCTTTGGTCGTGGTGGCTGCCGGCCTGGATGTCACCTTTGAACCCACAGCCCCTGGTGAGCCCACAAAAGTACTGCTGGCCGGAGAAGATGTAAACGCGGCGATTCGCACCGAACAATGTGGCAATAACGCGTCTAAAGTGGCGGTGATGCAGTCCGTGCGAGATGCTCTTTTGCAGCGCCAGCGCGATTTTCGTAAGGCGCCAGGCCTGGTAGCCGACGGTCGCGATATGGGCACAGTGGTGTTCCCGGACGCACCGGTAAAAATCTTTTTGACGGCCAGTGCTGAAGAGCGGGCACAACGCCG comes from the Marinobacter psychrophilus genome and includes:
- a CDS encoding bifunctional prephenate dehydrogenase/3-phosphoshikimate 1-carboxyvinyltransferase, producing the protein MPVAQPLFQRVAIIGLGLIGGSLAAALRENKLAEEVVGFDTRADELALGVELGVIDSAAESAAQAVSGADLVVLAVPVKATQSVLREIQPALNGDAIITDVGSTKSGFVNDVRAVLGHLPATVIPGHPIAGSEKSGIRAANSQLFAKHKVILTPADDACPQALGKVTAMWRACDANVLTMAAEHHDEVLAATSHLPHLIAFSLVDTLAGDDQNMDIFRYAAGGFRDFTRIAASDPVMWRDIFLSNRDAVLHTIDRFTQDLDQLRSAIAGQDGDTLLRVFTRARAAREHFSKMLSGQAYVTNNTEHQVTFRAQPAGPIVGDIRVPGDKSMSHRSIMLGALAEGITEVSGFLEGEDSLATVQAFRDMGVTIEGPNNGFVRIHGVGMNGLQAPRGPIYLGNSGTGMRLFSGLLAAQTFDSELVGDASLTKRPMSRVADPLRAMGAVIDTAEGGRPPLKIRGSQPLTGIHYDMPVASAQVKSCLLLAGLYAEGITSVTEPAPTRDHTERMLEGFGYHVYRNDATSSVSGGGKLLACNIDVPADISSAAFFLVAGSIAPGSDLTLRHVGMNPTRVGVINILRLMGASIDVSNERAIGGEPVADIRVRYAPLKGIDIPERDVPLAIDEFPVLFIAATFAEGRTTLRGAEELRVKESDRIQAMADGLAAVGVKTTVIPDGIIIDGGQAMTGGIVNSHGDHRIAMSFAVASLRAQGEIVINDCANVATSFPGFVELAQQVGMNIQSQGDV
- the cmk gene encoding (d)CMP kinase, with product MGAQLAAVITVDGPGGSGKGTITQMLARKLGWHLLDSGALYRLTALAAERQGVALDNEPALVVVAAGLDVTFEPTAPGEPTKVLLAGEDVNAAIRTEQCGNNASKVAVMQSVRDALLQRQRDFRKAPGLVADGRDMGTVVFPDAPVKIFLTASAEERAQRRFSQLLQAGVDVSIANVLEEIRVRDERDMNRSAAPLKPADDAQVIDSTGLSIEEVLGRCMAAAGQA